Proteins from one Candidatus Desulfatibia profunda genomic window:
- a CDS encoding DUF933 domain-containing protein, with protein ISFITVGADEVRAWTLRTGDTALEAAATIHSDLCRGFIRTECFSYDDLMACGSEKGIRDNGHFRLEGTNYKVKDGDILNIRFSI; from the coding sequence ATCAGTTTTATTACCGTGGGAGCCGATGAGGTCCGGGCCTGGACGTTGCGCACCGGTGACACGGCCCTGGAAGCCGCAGCAACGATCCATTCCGACCTTTGCCGGGGGTTTATCCGCACCGAGTGCTTCTCTTACGATGACCTGATGGCCTGTGGTTCGGAAAAAGGTATCCGAGACAACGGCCACTTCCGCCTGGAAGGCACGAATTACAAGGTAAAGGACGGGGATATATTAAATATCCGCTTCAGCATATAG